Below is a genomic region from Streptomyces ferrugineus.
CACCTACCTGGAGCAGGGTCTGCGGGTGACCCAGCAGACCCGGGAACTCCTGCGGGAGCGCCTGCTCGACTGACGTCCGGCGGCCACCGCGCGCCCGCGCCTACTTCGCGCCCGCCTCGAACAGGAAGTAGACGAAGGCCGCGAAGAGGTGCCCCACCGCGATGTAGATGATCAGCCGCACCCACAGGGCGCGCGGGAACTTCTCCTCCATGCCGCTCATGGCGTCTCTCCAGGAGTGTGGCCCAGGCACAGGGTGGCCGTGGGGCTCTGCAACAGGGTGTGGACGAACAGCAGCTCCACCCCGCCCTCGTCCTGGGCGGCGATGCGGTGCGGGGTGAGCGAGTCGAAGTGCGCGCTGTCGCCGGGCGCGAGCCGGTGCGCGGTGTCCCCGAGGCGCAGCCGCAGGCGCCCCTTGAGGACGTAGAGCCACTCCTCGCCGGGATGCACCCGCACGATGTCGCCCTGCGAGCCGTACGGCACATGGACGCGCAGCGCCTGCATCCCGCGGCCCGGCGCCCCCGCCTGCCAGTACGTCCAGCCGCCGGCCGCGGTCGGTTCCATGTCGCCGGCCCGCACGACGGCGTCCCGGTCGGCGACCCTCTCGCCGAGCAGCTCGGAGACCGTCGTACCGTAGATACGCGCCAGCGCGAGCAGCATCGGCAGCGAGGGCTGGCGCTGCCCCGTCTCCAGTCGGGAGAGGTGTGCGGGCGACAGCCCGGCGGCGCGGGCGGCCGCCTCCAGAGTGAGGGCCGCCCGGCGACGCAGGGCCCGGAGCTGGGGCGCGACGACGGGCAGGGCCTCGGCGGGCACCGCCGAATCGCCCTCGGGCTCGTTCTCGGGAGAGCTCATGCTCTCCATTCAGCCGGAGGCTTGCCTCTGCGGCAAATTTCTTGCCTCAGAGGCAAAAAACCAGGCAGCCCCGGCTCGGCCCATGTCTACCTGTTGGCGACCGCCTGCTTGATCAGCGTCTTGCCGAAGTCCCACATCAGCCCGCCCCCACTGTGCGCGTCGTCCATCACATCGGTGAAGGCGTCGACGAACCGGTCCACCTCCCGCTCCCCGATGATCAGCGGCGGGATCAGCTTGATCACCTCCAGGTGGTCGCCGGAGACCTGGGTGAGGATCCGGTGCCGCCGCAGCAGCGGTACGACGACCATCTGCGCGAACAGGCCCTTGCGCGCGGCCTGCAACATGGTCCAGCGGCTCCGCAGCCGCAGCGAGTCGGGGCGGCCGAACTCGATGCCGATCATCAGGCCCCGGCCGCGGACGTCGGCGAGCAGTTCGTACTTGTCGATGAGCGCCGCCAACCGCGACTTCAGCTGCTCCCCGGTCGCGCGGGCGTTGGCGACGATCTGCTCGTTCTCCAGCACGGACAGGACCGCGAGCCCGGCGGCCATGGCCTGCGCGTTGGACCCGAAGCTCGCCGAGTGGACCAGCACGCGGTCCATGGACGAGTAGACCTTCTTGAAGATCCAGTCCTTGCCGAGGGTGGCGCCCACCGGCACATAGCCCCCGGAGAGCGCCTTGGCCACGCACACCAGGTCCGGCTCGACACCGTCCTCGTGCTGGTAGGCGTAGAAGTCGCCGGTCCGGCCAAGGCCGGTCTGCACCTCGTCGGCGATGAGCAGCGCCTTGTGCCGGTGCAGCAGTTCCTGGGCGGCCCGCAGATAGCCGGGCGGCGCCGCGTGCACGCCCTTGCCCTGGATCGGCTCGACGATCAGGGCGGCCACGTCGCCCCTCTTCAACTCGCGTGCCAGGGCGTCGAGATCGCCGAGCGGTACGGCCGTGTCGGGCAGCAGCGGGGCGAAGCCGTCGCGGAAACCGGACTCGCCGTTGACCGACAGGGAGCCGGTGGTCAGCCCGTGGAAGGCGTGGTCGCAGTACAGCACCCGCGGTCTCCCGGTGACGAACCGCGCGAACTTCAGCGCGGTCTCCACCGCCTCCGTCCCGCTGTTGCCGAAGAACACCCGGTCCAGATGCGGGCTGTGCGCGAGCAGCCGCTCCGCCAGCAGCCCGGGCAGCGGCTGGCAGTCGAAGCGGGTGAGGTCGGCGAGAGAGGCGTCCAGGACGTCGTGCAGCGCCTTGCGGACGACGGGGTGGTGGCGCCCCAGGCCCATCACCCCGAACCCGGCGAGCATGTCCAGGTAGTCGTCGCCGTCCGCGTCCCAGAAGTACGCGCCCTCGGCCCGCTCGTAGACCTTGTCGAAGCCGATGGTGTGCAGCATGCGCGGGAGCTGGTGGTTGAGGTACCTGCTGTGCAGCTCGTAGCGCTCGGCTCCGCGCTCGGCGAGGAGGTGGCCGAGATCGAACTCCGTGGTCATTCGGCCTTCTCCTTGACCGGCACGACAGCACCCTGTTCAGGGTCGGCCAGGCCCTCCTCGGCCTCCTTGAGAGCGAGGCTCGCGCTGATCCGTCCGGCGACCTCCACGGGGGTGAGCCCGATGTCGGCCAGCACCTCGCCCCGCTTGGCGTGCGCGAGGAACTGCTCCGGGATGCCGAACCGCCGTACGGGCACGTCGACATCGGCGTCGCCCAGCGCCAGCGCCACGGCGGCGCCCACGCCGGACGCGCGGCTGTTGTCCTCCACGACGGCCACCAGCCGGTGCTGTGCGGCGAGGGGCGGGAGCGCGGGGTCGACCGGCTTGATCCAACGCGGGTCGACCACCGTGCAGTCGATGCCGCGGGCCTGGAGCAGCTCGGCGGCCTGGAGGCACACGGGAGCCATCACACCGACGGCGACGAGCAGGACGTCCGGCTCACCGGCGTCGCGGCGCAGCACGTCAAGGCCGCCCACCCGGTCGACCGCCGGGATCGTCGGGCCCACCGACTCCTTCGGGAACCGCACGAGGGTCGGCGCGTCGTCGCAGGCCACGGCCTCGCGCAGCTGGGCCCGCAGCTGGTCGGCGTCGCGGGGCGCGGCGATCCTGAGGCCGGGGACGACCTGGAGGATCGACATGTCCCACATGCCGTTGTGGGAGGCGCCGTCGGCGCCGGTGACGCCGGCGCGGTCCAGGACGAAGGTCACCCCGCAGCGGTGCAGCGCGACGTCCATCAGCAACTGGTCGAAGGCGCGGTTCAGGAACGTGGCGTAGATCGCGACGACCGGGTGCAGCCCGCCCGTGGCGAGCCCCGCCGCCGACACGGCCGCGTGCTGCTCGGCGATCCCGACGTCCCAGACCCGGTCCGGGAACCGCTCCGCGAACTTGCCGAGCCCGACCGGGTGCAGCATGGCCGCCGTGATCGCCACGACGTCCTCCCGCTCCTGGCCGATCCGCACGATCTCGTCGCCGAACACCGACGTCCAGGACGGCCCACCCGACGGCGCGAGCGGCTCGCAGGTCAGCGGGTCCATCACGCCGACGGTGTGGAAGTGGTCCTCCTCGTGGGCGAGGGCGGGTTCGTAGCCGCGCCCCTTCTCCGTGAGGCAGTGGATCAGCACCGGCCCGTGGAAGCGCTTGGCCCGCCGCAGCGCGGACTCGACGGCCCCGATGTCATGGCCGTCGATCGGGCCGACGTACTTCAGGCCCAGGTCCTCGAACATGCCCTGCGGCGCGAAGGCGTCCTTGAACCCCTTCTTCGCGCCGTGCAGGGACTCGTAGATCGTGCTGCCCACGAGCGGGGTCCGCAGCAGTACGTCCTTGCCCCAGGCCAGGACCTTCTCGTAGCTGTCGGTGGTGCGCAGGGTCGCGAGGTGGTTCGCCAGGCCCCCGATGGTCGGCGCGTACGACCGCTCGTTGTCGTTGACGACGATGATCAGCGGCCGGTCCTTGGCCGCCGCGATGTTGTTCAGCGCCTCCCAGGCCATGCCGCCGGTCAGCGCCCCGTCGCCGATCACCGCGACGACGTGCCCCTTCTCCCCCTGCACCTGACGGGCCTTGGCGAGCCCGTCCGCCCAGCCGAGCGCGGTGGAGGCGTGGCTGTTCTCGACGATGTCGTGCTCGGACTCCTCGCGCGAGGGGTAGCCGGACAGGCCGCCCTTGCCGCGCAGCTTGGAGAAGTCCTGACGTCCCGTCAGCAGCTTGTGTACGTAGCTCTGGTGACCGGTGTCCCAGACGATGCGGTCGACCGGCGACTCGAAGACCCGGTGGAGCGCGATGGAGAGTTCCACCACGCCCAGGTTGGGCCCGAGATGTCCGCCGGTCCTGGCGACCGCGTGCACCAGGAACTCCCTGATCTCGTCGGACAGTTCACCGAGTTCCGCCTCGGACAGCGCTTTCAGGTCGCGCGGTCCCCGGATGCTCTCCAGAATCGTCACGCTCGGGCCCCCTCT
It encodes:
- a CDS encoding DUF6126 family protein yields the protein MSGMEEKFPRALWVRLIIYIAVGHLFAAFVYFLFEAGAK
- a CDS encoding helix-turn-helix domain-containing protein, which produces MSSPENEPEGDSAVPAEALPVVAPQLRALRRRAALTLEAAARAAGLSPAHLSRLETGQRQPSLPMLLALARIYGTTVSELLGERVADRDAVVRAGDMEPTAAGGWTYWQAGAPGRGMQALRVHVPYGSQGDIVRVHPGEEWLYVLKGRLRLRLGDTAHRLAPGDSAHFDSLTPHRIAAQDEGGVELLFVHTLLQSPTATLCLGHTPGETP
- a CDS encoding aspartate aminotransferase family protein encodes the protein MTTEFDLGHLLAERGAERYELHSRYLNHQLPRMLHTIGFDKVYERAEGAYFWDADGDDYLDMLAGFGVMGLGRHHPVVRKALHDVLDASLADLTRFDCQPLPGLLAERLLAHSPHLDRVFFGNSGTEAVETALKFARFVTGRPRVLYCDHAFHGLTTGSLSVNGESGFRDGFAPLLPDTAVPLGDLDALARELKRGDVAALIVEPIQGKGVHAAPPGYLRAAQELLHRHKALLIADEVQTGLGRTGDFYAYQHEDGVEPDLVCVAKALSGGYVPVGATLGKDWIFKKVYSSMDRVLVHSASFGSNAQAMAAGLAVLSVLENEQIVANARATGEQLKSRLAALIDKYELLADVRGRGLMIGIEFGRPDSLRLRSRWTMLQAARKGLFAQMVVVPLLRRHRILTQVSGDHLEVIKLIPPLIIGEREVDRFVDAFTDVMDDAHSGGGLMWDFGKTLIKQAVANR
- the dxs gene encoding 1-deoxy-D-xylulose-5-phosphate synthase; this translates as MTILESIRGPRDLKALSEAELGELSDEIREFLVHAVARTGGHLGPNLGVVELSIALHRVFESPVDRIVWDTGHQSYVHKLLTGRQDFSKLRGKGGLSGYPSREESEHDIVENSHASTALGWADGLAKARQVQGEKGHVVAVIGDGALTGGMAWEALNNIAAAKDRPLIIVVNDNERSYAPTIGGLANHLATLRTTDSYEKVLAWGKDVLLRTPLVGSTIYESLHGAKKGFKDAFAPQGMFEDLGLKYVGPIDGHDIGAVESALRRAKRFHGPVLIHCLTEKGRGYEPALAHEEDHFHTVGVMDPLTCEPLAPSGGPSWTSVFGDEIVRIGQEREDVVAITAAMLHPVGLGKFAERFPDRVWDVGIAEQHAAVSAAGLATGGLHPVVAIYATFLNRAFDQLLMDVALHRCGVTFVLDRAGVTGADGASHNGMWDMSILQVVPGLRIAAPRDADQLRAQLREAVACDDAPTLVRFPKESVGPTIPAVDRVGGLDVLRRDAGEPDVLLVAVGVMAPVCLQAAELLQARGIDCTVVDPRWIKPVDPALPPLAAQHRLVAVVEDNSRASGVGAAVALALGDADVDVPVRRFGIPEQFLAHAKRGEVLADIGLTPVEVAGRISASLALKEAEEGLADPEQGAVVPVKEKAE